A genome region from Candidatus Manganitrophaceae bacterium includes the following:
- a CDS encoding acetylornithine transaminase: MPTYTRFPLVLLKGDGAVVIDVEGKRYLDFVSGIAVNSLGHCDPRLVKGIQKQAEILIHVSNLYYNIPQIELAKKIVAHSFADKVFFCNSGAEANEAAIKLARKWAKEHRRTPCFEIIGAQGAFHGRTMAALSATGQEKYQKGFEPLLRGFKHVPFDDAEAIQKAITPKTAAVFLEPIQGEGGVRVPKKGYFARIRKICDAEGILLILDEVQTGMGRTGRLFAYEGEGIRPDIVTVAKGLGGGFPIGAMLATKAVAQSFTPGSHATTFGGNPLACAAGIQVMERLTGGEIFLKRVRQRGEYLVDRLTRLQRHYPLVTAVRGKGLMVAFDLSVPVVEIIEKAMTQGLLLNRTSENTLRLIPPLTIRRSEIDQMLSILGGILKEMK; encoded by the coding sequence ATGCCGACCTATACCCGTTTCCCCCTTGTCCTGTTGAAGGGGGACGGCGCGGTCGTCATTGATGTTGAAGGGAAGCGGTATCTCGATTTTGTCAGCGGGATTGCCGTCAACAGCTTGGGACACTGTGATCCCCGCCTTGTGAAGGGGATTCAAAAACAAGCCGAAATCCTGATCCATGTTTCCAACCTCTACTATAATATTCCACAGATTGAATTGGCAAAAAAAATCGTTGCCCATTCGTTTGCCGACAAGGTATTTTTTTGCAACAGCGGTGCTGAGGCGAATGAAGCGGCCATAAAATTGGCCAGGAAGTGGGCAAAAGAGCACCGGAGGACGCCCTGCTTTGAAATTATTGGCGCGCAAGGTGCTTTTCATGGCAGGACCATGGCGGCGCTTTCCGCCACAGGACAGGAAAAATATCAAAAGGGATTTGAGCCGCTTCTCCGGGGGTTTAAACATGTTCCCTTCGACGATGCAGAGGCCATCCAAAAGGCGATTACCCCAAAGACGGCTGCTGTTTTCCTGGAACCCATTCAGGGAGAAGGGGGTGTTCGTGTCCCAAAAAAGGGATATTTTGCCCGTATCAGAAAGATATGTGATGCAGAGGGAATTCTCCTGATTCTTGATGAGGTACAGACTGGTATGGGGAGAACCGGTCGGCTTTTCGCTTACGAGGGTGAAGGAATCAGGCCAGATATCGTCACCGTCGCCAAGGGTTTGGGGGGAGGTTTTCCGATCGGTGCGATGCTGGCGACCAAGGCGGTGGCACAATCATTTACACCCGGAAGCCACGCGACGACTTTTGGCGGAAACCCGCTTGCCTGTGCCGCAGGAATCCAGGTGATGGAAAGGCTGACGGGGGGCGAGATCTTTTTAAAGAGGGTGCGGCAACGGGGAGAATACCTGGTGGATCGTCTCACCCGACTTCAACGTCACTACCCTTTGGTGACGGCGGTGCGAGGAAAGGGATTGATGGTCGCCTTTGATCTGTCTGTCCCTGTGGTGGAGATCATCGAGAAGGCAATGACGCAAGGTCTTTTGCTGAATCGGACATCGGAAAATACCCTTAGATTGATCCCTCCCCTGACGATTCGCCGTTCAGAAATTGATCAGATGCTTTCTATCCTGGGCGGAATTTTAAAAGAAATGAAGTGA
- a CDS encoding isoprenyl transferase, whose protein sequence is MKNEIFRTHDSGNGSEGPEEKSILTELDLKNLPRHVAVIMDGNGRWAARKRLPRIEGHRRGIQAVREVITLARELEISILTLYAFSNENWSRPAPEINQLMTLLKRYLLKEVETMMSNEIRFRAVGQIDRLPGAVADLIQSVEEKTRDNKKMTLVLALSYGGRTEIVDTVKRLAEDLRTEKISVKDLDETLFSEYLYTGDIPDPDLMIRTSGEVRISNFFLWQLAYTELYFTRVLWPDFKREDFLLALLGYQQRERRFGLVSKWKQGYRAAKESQ, encoded by the coding sequence ATGAAGAATGAAATATTCAGGACTCATGATTCAGGCAATGGATCGGAAGGCCCCGAAGAAAAGTCGATCCTTACGGAGCTCGATTTAAAAAATCTCCCCCGGCATGTGGCCGTGATCATGGATGGGAATGGCCGCTGGGCGGCCCGGAAGCGTCTTCCCCGCATTGAGGGTCACCGGAGAGGGATACAGGCGGTGCGGGAAGTCATCACCCTTGCGCGTGAACTGGAGATCAGTATTCTTACCCTTTATGCATTCTCAAATGAAAACTGGAGCCGTCCTGCACCTGAGATTAACCAGCTCATGACGCTCCTGAAGCGGTATCTGCTGAAAGAGGTCGAAACCATGATGTCCAATGAGATTCGCTTCAGAGCCGTTGGACAGATTGATCGCCTCCCAGGTGCCGTTGCCGACCTGATTCAATCAGTGGAAGAAAAAACCAGGGATAATAAAAAGATGACCCTTGTCCTGGCCTTGAGTTATGGGGGAAGGACAGAAATTGTAGATACGGTGAAACGGCTGGCTGAAGACCTTCGTACGGAGAAGATCTCGGTAAAGGACCTGGATGAGACCCTCTTTTCTGAATATCTATATACTGGGGACATCCCAGATCCCGACCTGATGATTCGGACCAGTGGAGAGGTCAGGATCAGCAACTTCTTCCTTTGGCAGTTGGCCTATACCGAGCTTTACTTTACCCGGGTACTCTGGCCCGACTTCAAGCGAGAGGACTTTCTTCTTGCCCTTCTAGGTTATCAACAACGGGAACGCCGTTTTGGTCTTGTCTCGAAATGGAAGCAGGGGTATCGGGCAGCCAAAGAATCGCAATGA
- a CDS encoding phosphatidate cytidylyltransferase, translating to MEHGLNIKQSRLAIAFILLPILYALLRFLPPFFFFLFVSVIILRVQYEFYRLFFKGGANRTVAVGLGLGFLLSISFFQKASLVEEPLFPIAMVIFFVLMGVLICTLFSFRDIKSALIDSAVLFLGVLYISGFLSHLIFIRHIPDGRFLIVFLLLVIWGGDAGAYYIGKAIGKRKLYPRVSPNKTVEGSIGGLLGSFLGGSLAKLTFLPMFSWGELLFISLLLGGFGQLGDLTESLFKRSAGVKDSSSLVAAHGGLYDKLDSIAFAAPVFYYYLFSVKGF from the coding sequence CTGGAGCATGGGTTGAATATCAAACAGAGCCGTCTGGCGATTGCCTTTATCCTACTTCCAATTCTTTACGCTCTCCTGCGGTTTCTGCCCCCCTTTTTCTTTTTTCTTTTTGTATCCGTCATTATTCTCCGGGTGCAGTATGAATTTTACCGGCTTTTCTTTAAGGGAGGAGCCAATCGGACTGTAGCTGTTGGGTTGGGACTCGGGTTTTTGCTTTCGATCTCTTTTTTTCAAAAGGCCAGCCTTGTTGAAGAACCCCTTTTCCCGATCGCTATGGTCATTTTTTTCGTGCTAATGGGGGTATTGATATGTACTCTTTTTTCTTTTCGTGATATCAAGTCGGCTCTGATCGATTCGGCCGTCCTGTTCCTGGGTGTGTTGTACATCTCCGGGTTTTTAAGCCACCTCATCTTTATTCGCCATATCCCGGACGGAAGATTTCTGATTGTTTTTCTCCTTCTTGTGATCTGGGGAGGGGATGCCGGGGCCTATTATATCGGGAAGGCAATCGGTAAGCGGAAACTCTATCCAAGGGTCAGCCCCAACAAGACCGTTGAAGGCTCTATAGGGGGTTTGCTGGGAAGTTTCCTGGGAGGCAGCCTGGCCAAATTGACTTTTCTCCCGATGTTTTCCTGGGGCGAACTCCTGTTTATTTCTCTCCTTCTTGGCGGTTTCGGCCAGTTGGGAGACCTCACCGAGTCACTCTTTAAGCGGAGTGCCGGCGTCAAAGACTCAAGCAGTCTGGTTGCGGCGCATGGAGGTTTGTATGATAAACTGGACAGTATTGCCTTTGCTGCGCCGGTGTTCTATTATTATCTGTTCTCTGTAAAAGGATTTTGA
- a CDS encoding 1-deoxy-D-xylulose-5-phosphate reductoisomerase — protein sequence MKNIVILGATGSIGMNTLDVIGRFPDRFRVVGLTVRSNDVKLETLIKQFRPKVVSLIDEVAAAALSKRLNGSGTEVLSGMEGCVEVARFPECDFVVSAIVGAAGLLPTLAAIQNNKVVALANKETLVMAGEIIQKEARSRNVPLIPIDSEHSAIFQVLSGERHEDVLRLILTASGGPLIDFTPEMKEKVSPAVALAHPNWKMGPKISIDSATLMNKGLEVIEARWFFDTPHEKIDVVIHRQSIVHSMVEFVDRSVVAQMGLPDMRVPISYALHYPERAPLSLPSLRLEEIGTLTFEKPDRKAFPLLTCAYDALKGGGTLPSVLNAVNEEAVAAFLAEKIYFGGIARVVQQTMASHSPQSIETLDDVIGVDQWARREGQKWISKYAA from the coding sequence ATGAAAAACATTGTAATTTTAGGCGCCACCGGGTCGATCGGCATGAACACCCTTGATGTGATCGGCCGTTTCCCTGATCGGTTCCGGGTTGTTGGTTTGACGGTACGATCCAACGATGTTAAACTTGAAACGCTCATCAAGCAATTTCGACCGAAGGTCGTTTCTTTGATCGATGAAGTTGCGGCGGCGGCCCTTTCAAAGCGGTTGAATGGTTCCGGGACAGAGGTGCTGTCGGGAATGGAGGGCTGTGTTGAGGTGGCCCGTTTCCCGGAATGTGACTTTGTCGTCTCTGCTATCGTCGGGGCGGCCGGCCTTCTCCCGACCCTCGCGGCGATTCAGAACAATAAAGTCGTCGCACTGGCAAACAAAGAAACGCTGGTTATGGCGGGCGAGATCATTCAGAAAGAGGCGCGATCCCGGAATGTACCTCTTATACCGATAGACAGTGAACATTCTGCTATTTTTCAGGTTTTGTCCGGCGAACGTCATGAAGATGTGCTTAGACTTATCCTGACGGCCTCAGGAGGACCGCTTATTGATTTCACGCCGGAGATGAAGGAGAAGGTTTCTCCGGCCGTGGCGCTTGCACATCCAAACTGGAAGATGGGGCCGAAGATTTCGATCGATTCTGCAACACTGATGAATAAAGGTCTCGAGGTGATCGAGGCGCGATGGTTTTTTGACACGCCGCATGAAAAAATAGATGTTGTGATACACCGCCAAAGCATTGTCCACTCCATGGTGGAGTTTGTGGACCGATCTGTTGTGGCGCAAATGGGCCTTCCCGATATGCGTGTTCCCATCTCCTATGCTTTGCATTATCCTGAAAGGGCACCACTATCGCTCCCATCACTTCGATTGGAGGAAATCGGGACGCTGACTTTTGAAAAACCGGATCGAAAGGCTTTCCCATTGCTCACCTGTGCCTATGACGCCCTGAAAGGTGGGGGGACGCTTCCCTCCGTCCTGAATGCGGTGAACGAAGAAGCCGTCGCGGCCTTTCTCGCTGAGAAGATCTATTTTGGGGGAATCGCACGGGTGGTCCAGCAGACGATGGCGTCCCATTCCCCTCAGTCCATCGAGACATTGGATGACGTCATTGGGGTCGATCAGTGGGCGCGCAGGGAAGGTCAAAAATGGATTTCGAAATATGCCGCTTAA
- the rseP gene encoding RIP metalloprotease RseP: MFSLTSIVAFVLVLGVLVFVHEFGHYIIARWCGVQVETFSLGFGPKILSKKWGPTEYCVSIIPLGGFVRMLGDDPNEEVAPEDVERSFLAQKVSKRIAIVIAGPVFNLLLAFFIFAGVFMGGIPRLTADVGEVQEDSPAGQGGMKSGDRIISIGEQSITEWEMIREVLQKEGGRELRFIVERDGSQMDLIITPEMKEVKDLLGDPKIVWLIGIIPTGDSFKMHYSVFSAISLGAQKTGEVMRLTFLGIVRMIQGRISSDNIGGPILIAKLAGDSAARGLTNVAFFTALISINLGILNLLPIPVLDGGHLLFFTIEAILGRPLSLKKREIAQQVGLFLIVSLMVFAFYNDIMRFLIKPQ; encoded by the coding sequence ATGTTTAGTTTAACGTCCATCGTGGCTTTTGTGCTGGTCCTGGGGGTATTGGTCTTTGTCCACGAGTTTGGTCATTATATTATCGCAAGGTGGTGTGGTGTTCAGGTTGAGACCTTCTCTCTTGGCTTTGGCCCAAAGATATTGTCCAAGAAATGGGGTCCTACCGAGTATTGTGTGTCGATCATTCCCTTGGGGGGCTTTGTCCGAATGCTGGGAGATGATCCGAATGAGGAGGTTGCTCCAGAGGATGTGGAGCGATCCTTTCTTGCGCAGAAGGTGAGTAAGCGGATTGCCATCGTCATCGCAGGTCCGGTTTTTAATCTCCTCCTTGCTTTTTTTATTTTTGCGGGTGTTTTCATGGGAGGTATTCCCCGTCTGACGGCGGATGTCGGAGAGGTCCAGGAGGATTCTCCGGCGGGGCAGGGCGGGATGAAATCGGGTGACCGGATTATTTCCATTGGGGAGCAATCCATTACGGAATGGGAAATGATTCGAGAGGTGCTCCAAAAAGAAGGGGGCCGGGAACTTCGTTTCATTGTGGAACGAGATGGCAGTCAAATGGATCTGATCATTACCCCTGAAATGAAAGAGGTCAAGGATCTCCTGGGCGATCCGAAGATTGTGTGGCTCATCGGGATCATTCCAACGGGAGATTCCTTCAAAATGCACTATAGTGTTTTCAGTGCGATTTCCCTCGGGGCACAGAAGACGGGTGAGGTGATGCGGCTGACGTTTCTCGGAATCGTAAGAATGATTCAGGGGAGAATTTCAAGCGATAATATCGGGGGTCCCATCCTTATCGCAAAACTGGCTGGGGATTCTGCTGCCCGCGGCCTCACGAATGTGGCTTTTTTTACCGCCTTGATCAGTATTAATTTAGGAATCCTCAATCTCCTTCCGATTCCTGTTCTGGACGGAGGTCACCTCCTCTTTTTCACCATAGAAGCGATTCTGGGGCGTCCCTTAAGCTTAAAAAAGAGAGAGATTGCCCAGCAGGTTGGTTTATTCCTGATCGTCTCTTTGATGGTATTCGCTTTCTATAATGACATCATGCGTTTTCTCATAAAACCACAATAG
- the ispG gene encoding flavodoxin-dependent (E)-4-hydroxy-3-methylbut-2-enyl-diphosphate synthase — translation MADNAVSSGESAVSNSEISELGEDRHLISNLKSLRRKTRQISVGSVKIGGDAPVVVQSMTTTDTRDIASTLAEIHRLEEAGCEIVRVAVPDSEAAQALPKIRSQIGIPLIADIHFDYRLALAALDAEVEGLRLNPGNIGSRDRIEKVVKAAAERQVPIRIGVNAGSLESDLLEKYGYPTAEAMVESARRHVAILESLNFFDTKVSLKASHVGLAVEAYRLFSSQSDYPLHLGITEAGTPITGGVKSAVGLGLLLAQGIGDTIRISLAADPVEEVRVGFEILKALNLRKRGVNIIACPTCGRLEIDVIKLATRLEQKFSHITESIDISILGCVVNGIGEGKEADIGIAGGRGVGLLFRHGEVIRKVPSAQLEAVLIAEVEQVVKERQEKKKEAETKEGIEPPVRPDKDPIFQ, via the coding sequence ATGGCTGATAACGCAGTATCTTCAGGCGAATCGGCGGTTTCTAATTCCGAAATATCGGAATTAGGGGAAGACAGACATTTGATCAGCAATCTGAAGAGCCTGCGCCGAAAAACAAGACAAATCTCTGTTGGATCCGTCAAGATTGGCGGAGATGCGCCCGTGGTCGTTCAATCAATGACAACGACCGACACGCGCGATATTGCTTCAACACTTGCGGAAATTCATCGACTGGAGGAAGCGGGTTGCGAGATCGTTCGCGTGGCAGTTCCCGACAGCGAGGCGGCTCAAGCACTCCCCAAAATACGGTCACAGATCGGTATTCCCCTGATTGCGGATATCCACTTCGATTATCGTCTGGCCTTGGCAGCGCTGGATGCAGAGGTGGAGGGTCTCCGGCTTAATCCCGGGAACATTGGCTCCCGTGATCGTATCGAGAAGGTGGTCAAGGCTGCGGCGGAGCGGCAGGTCCCGATCCGTATTGGCGTCAATGCCGGTTCATTAGAGAGTGATCTCCTCGAAAAGTATGGGTATCCAACCGCAGAGGCGATGGTCGAGTCGGCCCGGCGGCATGTCGCTATTTTAGAATCACTCAATTTTTTCGACACGAAGGTTTCTCTCAAGGCCTCCCATGTGGGTCTGGCTGTTGAGGCCTACCGGTTATTCTCCAGCCAGTCAGATTATCCTCTCCACCTGGGTATCACTGAAGCGGGGACTCCCATCACTGGGGGTGTTAAATCAGCGGTTGGACTGGGCCTTCTACTGGCTCAGGGGATTGGCGATACCATCCGAATTTCACTTGCGGCGGATCCGGTTGAGGAGGTCCGAGTCGGATTTGAAATCCTTAAAGCGCTTAATTTACGAAAACGCGGGGTCAATATCATTGCCTGTCCGACCTGCGGACGACTGGAGATTGATGTCATCAAGCTTGCGACCCGCCTGGAGCAGAAATTCAGCCATATCACTGAGTCCATAGACATCTCAATCTTAGGCTGTGTTGTGAACGGTATTGGTGAAGGGAAGGAGGCCGATATCGGTATCGCAGGCGGGAGGGGGGTCGGCCTTCTCTTTCGGCACGGGGAGGTCATCCGAAAGGTCCCCTCGGCACAATTAGAGGCGGTCTTGATCGCAGAGGTTGAGCAGGTGGTGAAAGAGCGGCAAGAGAAGAAAAAAGAGGCAGAAACAAAGGAAGGGATAGAACCCCCTGTCCGGCCTGACAAAGATCCAATATTTCAGTAA
- a CDS encoding proline--tRNA ligase: protein MRHTKVFIPTLREDPADAEIVSHRLMLRAGLVRKVSSGIYSYLPLGLRVLSKIERIVREEMDNAGALEVLLPALQPAELWRETGRWDQYGKELMRLQDRHARDFCLGPTHEEVITDLVRGEIRSYRQLPVNLYQIQTKFRDEIRPRFGLMRGREFIMKDAYSFDADAEGAKESYRRMYDAYHRIFKRFGLHFRAVEADTGLIGGSSSHEFMVLASTGEEGIASCTACEYAANVERAEALVKTDSEGVEREKVSDKKRVETPGMKSVEEVSTFLKVSVEQLAKTLLFLADGHPVAVLVRGDHQVNEIKLKRLLKVSELVLADTETVQKVTGGPSGFSGPVGLKDVEIIADRLVETMMDVVVGANEKDTHYLHVNPERDFKVGRYEDIRNVVAGDPCPRCGQAIVIDRGIEVGHVFMLGTKYSEAMKATFLDQNGKKQFFEMGCYGIGVSRIMAAAIEQNHDDKGIIWPMPIAPFSVHVIPVQEKSDRVMMSAELIYSSLLQAGVETLLEDRKERIGVKFNDADLLGIPYQVIIGENNLHESLVEVKNRRTGETKKIEVEKIINYLIELLEDSPDGGDFYF, encoded by the coding sequence ATGCGTCATACGAAGGTTTTTATCCCCACGCTTCGGGAAGATCCGGCCGATGCGGAGATCGTCAGTCACCGATTGATGCTGCGTGCGGGTTTGGTTCGTAAGGTATCTTCCGGGATTTATTCCTACCTGCCTCTTGGGTTGCGGGTTCTCTCCAAAATTGAAAGAATTGTACGGGAAGAGATGGACAATGCGGGTGCGCTGGAGGTTCTCCTCCCGGCGCTCCAGCCGGCGGAACTTTGGCGGGAGACAGGCCGATGGGACCAATATGGAAAAGAGTTGATGCGCCTTCAGGATCGGCATGCTCGTGATTTTTGCCTCGGTCCAACCCACGAAGAAGTCATTACAGACCTGGTCCGGGGGGAAATTCGCTCGTATCGTCAGCTTCCTGTCAATCTTTATCAGATTCAGACCAAGTTCAGAGATGAGATCCGGCCCCGCTTTGGTTTGATGCGCGGTCGCGAGTTTATCATGAAGGATGCCTACAGCTTCGATGCCGATGCGGAAGGAGCGAAGGAGAGTTACCGCCGGATGTATGATGCCTATCACCGGATTTTTAAACGTTTCGGCCTTCACTTCCGTGCGGTCGAGGCGGATACTGGCTTGATCGGCGGTTCCTCGTCTCACGAATTCATGGTCCTGGCCAGTACCGGAGAGGAGGGGATTGCCTCCTGCACGGCCTGTGAGTATGCGGCCAATGTAGAGCGGGCCGAGGCGCTTGTAAAGACAGATTCAGAGGGGGTGGAACGGGAAAAGGTTTCTGACAAGAAGCGAGTGGAGACACCTGGCATGAAATCGGTTGAAGAGGTTTCCACTTTTTTGAAAGTGTCTGTAGAACAACTGGCGAAGACCCTCCTCTTTCTTGCGGACGGCCATCCCGTCGCTGTCTTGGTGCGTGGCGACCATCAGGTGAACGAAATCAAGCTCAAACGGCTTCTCAAGGTCTCTGAACTGGTATTGGCGGATACTGAAACCGTTCAGAAGGTCACGGGCGGACCTTCCGGGTTTTCTGGTCCGGTGGGATTGAAGGATGTGGAGATTATTGCGGACCGACTTGTTGAGACGATGATGGATGTGGTTGTTGGGGCAAATGAGAAAGATACACACTATCTTCATGTAAACCCGGAACGGGACTTTAAGGTGGGTCGTTATGAAGACATCCGAAACGTGGTCGCGGGTGATCCCTGTCCACGCTGCGGACAGGCGATTGTAATCGACCGGGGAATTGAAGTTGGCCACGTGTTTATGCTTGGGACCAAGTACAGTGAGGCCATGAAGGCAACTTTTCTTGATCAAAATGGAAAGAAGCAGTTTTTCGAGATGGGGTGTTATGGTATCGGAGTTTCTCGAATCATGGCGGCGGCCATTGAACAGAACCACGATGATAAAGGCATTATCTGGCCGATGCCGATTGCGCCTTTTTCGGTACATGTGATTCCGGTTCAGGAAAAATCGGATCGGGTGATGATGTCTGCTGAATTGATCTACAGCTCTCTTTTACAGGCCGGAGTGGAGACCCTTCTGGAGGATAGAAAAGAACGGATCGGGGTCAAGTTTAATGATGCGGATCTCCTTGGGATTCCTTATCAAGTCATCATTGGCGAGAATAACCTCCATGAAAGTCTCGTCGAGGTTAAAAATCGGCGCACCGGAGAAACGAAAAAAATTGAGGTTGAGAAAATCATAAATTATCTCATCGAACTTCTCGAAGATTCGCCGGACGGTGGTGATTTTTATTTTTGA
- a CDS encoding integration host factor subunit alpha — protein MRKADIANEVFEKVGISKKESADMLEVILNLIKEVLKKGETVKIAGFGNFIVRHKKARKGRNPKTGEEIGISPRKVVTFRPSQVFKKYVNK, from the coding sequence ATGAGAAAAGCCGATATTGCCAACGAGGTTTTTGAAAAGGTCGGTATTTCAAAAAAAGAATCGGCCGATATGCTCGAGGTGATCCTCAATTTGATCAAGGAGGTTTTGAAAAAAGGAGAGACGGTCAAGATTGCCGGTTTTGGAAATTTTATTGTTCGTCACAAGAAGGCGAGGAAGGGAAGAAACCCCAAAACAGGAGAGGAGATCGGGATTTCACCTCGAAAGGTTGTTACCTTTCGACCGAGCCAGGTTTTTAAGAAGTATGTAAACAAGTGA
- a CDS encoding MerR family transcriptional regulator, which yields MQEKLFYKIGEVSEMTGLESYVLRFWETEFSRLRPRKSKGNQRVYTRKEIDLILRIKGLLYKEGLTISGARRRLVRPSRAEGLSVPNGKMGKVNHAIHTVKRELEELLHILR from the coding sequence ATGCAGGAGAAGTTGTTTTATAAAATAGGTGAAGTCAGCGAGATGACCGGGCTCGAATCGTACGTTCTCCGTTTTTGGGAGACGGAGTTCTCTCGGCTTCGTCCCAGGAAGAGTAAGGGGAATCAGCGTGTTTATACCAGAAAAGAAATTGATCTTATTTTAAGGATTAAAGGATTGTTATATAAAGAAGGTTTGACGATTTCAGGGGCGAGAAGAAGGCTGGTCCGGCCTTCTCGAGCAGAGGGTTTGAGCGTACCCAATGGCAAAATGGGCAAGGTGAATCATGCGATTCACACCGTGAAGAGAGAATTGGAGGAGTTGCTCCACATCTTACGTTGA
- the surE gene encoding 5'/3'-nucleotidase SurE: MNNPVILVSNDDGVHSPGLHCLAEALKALGDVTVVAPDRERNAASHALTLHKPLRVEEVRSRVFSVNGTPTDCVNLGVLHLLKGKPPDLVVSGINKGANLGDDVTYSGTVSAAMEGTLLGIPSLAFSQPDLDRALHTQGKYHFETAARFALRLARLVLERGLEKGRFLNVNVPNCPSEDIQGVRVTSLGKRVFDEGAIHEQTDPRGRKYYWIGLNGMTWEEGRKNTDQAALAHGIISVTPLHLDLTDYRALDTLSSWAEELRDSEH, from the coding sequence TTGAATAATCCTGTCATATTGGTTTCCAATGATGATGGTGTCCACTCCCCTGGTCTTCATTGTCTGGCAGAAGCGCTCAAAGCCCTGGGAGATGTTACTGTCGTTGCCCCTGACAGAGAGAGAAATGCGGCCAGCCATGCGCTGACGCTTCATAAGCCTTTGCGTGTGGAAGAGGTTCGGTCGAGGGTTTTCAGTGTGAATGGGACCCCGACAGATTGTGTGAATCTTGGCGTACTCCACCTCCTGAAAGGGAAACCTCCAGACCTTGTCGTCTCCGGAATCAATAAGGGGGCAAACCTTGGGGATGATGTCACCTATTCCGGAACGGTTTCAGCCGCCATGGAGGGGACGTTGCTTGGAATCCCTTCCCTGGCCTTTTCCCAACCGGACCTGGACAGAGCGCTTCATACGCAGGGAAAATATCACTTTGAAACAGCGGCCCGTTTTGCCCTTCGCCTGGCGCGTCTTGTCCTGGAACGTGGTTTGGAAAAAGGGAGATTCCTGAATGTTAATGTTCCGAATTGTCCCTCTGAGGATATCCAGGGGGTCCGGGTCACATCCTTGGGAAAACGTGTTTTCGATGAAGGGGCGATTCATGAACAGACGGATCCCCGAGGGAGAAAGTACTATTGGATCGGTTTGAACGGGATGACCTGGGAAGAAGGAAGGAAGAATACAGATCAGGCAGCCCTTGCGCACGGGATAATCTCAGTGACGCCGCTCCATCTCGACTTAACGGATTACCGGGCGCTTGATACCCTTTCTTCCTGGGCTGAGGAACTTCGCGATTCTGAGCACTAA
- a CDS encoding protein-L-isoaspartate(D-aspartate) O-methyltransferase: MLHFETVRRRMVDEQLIKRGIKEERVLAAMREVPRHLFVEEALQHRAYGDYALPIGEKQTISQPYMVALMTEALSLSGSEKVLELGTGSGYQTAVLAELSARVFSIERIKGLAYKARKILESLQYLNVVIRLKDGTYGWKEEAPFDVILVAAGAPEIPIRLIEQLKIGGRLVIPIGGRASQVLKRVVREEKGILEEELSACVFVPLVGAYAWKRNDVTY; encoded by the coding sequence ATGCTCCATTTTGAAACAGTCCGTCGGCGGATGGTCGATGAGCAGCTTATAAAAAGAGGGATCAAGGAGGAGCGGGTCCTGGCGGCGATGCGAGAGGTTCCCCGCCATCTTTTCGTTGAGGAAGCGCTTCAGCACCGGGCTTACGGGGACTACGCGCTTCCGATTGGGGAGAAGCAGACGATCTCGCAGCCCTACATGGTGGCCTTGATGACGGAGGCCTTATCGTTAAGCGGTTCTGAAAAAGTCCTGGAACTTGGGACCGGATCAGGTTATCAGACGGCCGTATTGGCAGAGTTAAGTGCGCGGGTTTTCTCGATAGAACGCATCAAGGGCCTGGCGTATAAGGCGAGGAAGATACTGGAATCCTTACAGTATCTGAATGTTGTCATTCGTCTGAAGGATGGAACCTACGGCTGGAAGGAGGAGGCCCCTTTTGATGTCATTCTCGTTGCGGCGGGGGCACCTGAAATCCCTATCCGACTGATTGAGCAGCTCAAGATCGGGGGCCGTCTGGTCATTCCGATCGGAGGAAGAGCCTCCCAGGTCTTGAAGCGGGTGGTGAGAGAGGAGAAGGGAATCCTTGAGGAGGAATTGAGCGCATGTGTTTTTGTTCCTCTTGTGGGGGCCTACGCCTGGAAAAGGAATGATGTTACGTATTAA